The Bacillus sp. (in: firmicutes) DNA window TCTAGTTCTAATCGATAATTTTCAATTTCTGTCTCAATATGAGTAGTAGCAGCCATCTCTGAATGTTTGTTAAAAATAGTTTTAAAATGGGCAATAAGTTGTTGACGAGTACTCTTGTCAAGACTCATATAACTTTTTATAAGATCAATTTCTAAGTCCGTTAGGGCGCTTTTTTTGGCGAATTCATCAAGTGAAAAGGTTTCAGCTTGAACGAATATTTCTCCTTCTCCATTCCTTAGCCATTTTTCGTTAACAGAGAATTCACGGCAAATATCGTTAATCACCCTTTCCGTCACTTTTTTTGTTTTTTTTCGTTCGATGTCTGAGAGTGAGCCTTGCTTCAATCCAAGTTGTGTTGCCATTTCTTTTTGACGGATTCCAAGAACTTCTTCTCTTAAATATTTTATGCGCTTATGCACGCTGTAGTCTATATCCACTGGTTTCACCTTTTTCTATTAAGATAACCCTATTATAGATCAAGAAAATCGGATAATCTATAAAACCATTGACAATATAGATATTCTAAAATATATTATAGATAATCCGACTTATAGAATCAGAAATTTGAAAGGAGTGGAGGGAATTGGACATCAAATTTAATATTAAAGACTTACCAGAACTAACAGAATTCATTAAGTTTGTAAAAACATTATCTAAAGATGAACAGCAACAATTTTATGCGCTAATACAAGGTGTGATGTTGGGGCGTAAAATGGCAAAGGAAACAGCCTGACAGGAAGGCTTAGAGATTACCGTCAAATCGTCTGATAACTTGAAGTCCTCTAGTACGCGAATTCCTTGTCACTACTAGGACTTCAAGTTGATGACGGTCAAATTCTTTTGCTGTTGTCATGACAGCTTTTTAGGATAAAATCTTCCTTTTTTGATGGACACTAGACGTGGATGTAATTTCACCCCCACTTTTGTTTTGTTTGTGGATTGCCCGCTTAGGATGGGGCAATTCAGTGTCAGTGTGCTTAAATCAATGATTTTTAAGTTAGCATTTCTACTAAGTCAGGAAAAGTCTGTTGGAATACCTTTGGATTTACACCGTTTGATTAGCTTGATAGCTTAGAAACACTGTTATTATGTATTAATACCAGCTGTAAGGGCAATTGATTGTGACGAATTCATTATTAATAAATGAATCATTTGTTCATTACATAAATAAAGAAATAAGGTAGGAAGTAGGAAAAGATTTGATTATTGCGAAACTTTGACTAATTTGGCATTGATTGAACAAGCACATGTCATGAAATCGAATGAATTCGAAAAGTTAAAATCAATTTTAAAAGTATTCTTTATAATGGTAATAGATGGGGGGTATACTTCGGATTGCCTACAAATATAAATGAGATGTGATGGAAGGTTGCGACTTTCGTTCTAGCAAAAGAGGAGGTTCTTTGTGAGGAATACGATTATGTTTAAGCCGATTCACTGTTAAAGTCTGAAATTATCATATTTTAAAGTTAGAGGAGAAAATAAGGGAGGATGAAGAAAAACTATTTTATGAAAAGTGACATAGTTAGAGGCATTTGTGTATACTCAATTATTTTTGTACGTTTTATCTTTGGGACCTCCCGATTCGAGGGGGAAAATAAATGAAATCGATGAAACAATACTTGTTGGTTGTCATGTTAGGGCTTACAATCATTCCAATTATTATATTAAACATCACGAATCAATTCTTTTTGTCTCATGATCTTACACAAAGTGTTCAGCAATCAAATAAAACATTCACTGCTACTCTATCTAAAAATGTAGAAGGTTTTCTTGGGCAAGCATTTCAATTAACGCAGCTGTTAGCAAATAGCGATGACATTAAAGCGTTTGCTCCTCAGAAACAAGAAGAAATTTTACGTTCAACGGCAGCTAATAATGATTATATCGATCTTCTTTATGTGCAAGGTATGGATGGTATGCAAACAGCTCGCTCATCTGGAGAAATTGGTTTTCGTCGCGATCGTTGGTGGTTTCAGCAAATGTTAGCAGAACCAGCTCCGTTTGTTAGCTCTTCTTATTACTCTTTAACTGGCAATGTCCCTGTGGCGTCGATTTTTCACTCTATAGAAAATGACAATGATGAGATGATTGGAGTGATAGGAACAGATATTAAGTTAACTTCGATTCAAGAGATAGTGGAAGATTTTGCTGCGAATACAGAAGATGTCTATGTTTATATCATCGATAGTGAAGGTAAGGTTGTTGCTCATCCAGAGCAAACGTATGTCGCTGAGCAATATAATTACCGTACATTAACGAAAACAGTTCTTGTCAATGATGAAGATGGAAACGCCCGTCTTGATGAAAAGGGTAACCATATAACGGAAGAGAAAGCTATTGAGGTTCCAGAAGAATTGCAACAAATAACAGAAAATGCTCTAATGGGGGAACATGGGGTGACAGAATATATAAATGAATTAGGGAATGCTGTTATTAGTGGCTATCATCCGATCCATCTACCTGGTCAATCAGAAAGCTGGGCGGTTATTTCTGTGCAAGATAAATCAAGCGCGATGGCTATGATTGATGATATGTTGTATAAGAATGTTGCCGTTGCCATTGCTTCAACTTTGGTCGTTATTATCATCGTTATCATGACATCAAAACGTTTAATCAATCCGATTATTGAGGTCACCGAACGGGTACGAGAATTGAAAGAAGGGGACGGAGATTTAACGAAAAGAGTTGATACAAAGGCATATTTTGAGATTCAGAGACTGATTAAATATATCAATGGCTTTATTGAGCATGTTCACCAAATTGTTCAAACAACGAAAGGGTCTATTAAACAAGTATCGCAAACGGCTCAACATGTTTCAGAGCAAACGAATCAAATCGCCCATGAATCTGATACTATCGGAGCAAGCTTAGAAGAGGGTAGCAGTAATGCAGAAGAACAATTCGTTCAGACAGAAGAGGGAGCGAATTCGGTTAGGCGAGTAACAGAAGGCATTCGAAGACTTTCAAGCTTATCTGAAAGCGTGAAAGAGGCTTCATTAGAAACACAAGAGGCTTCCATAGAAGCACAGACATCGTTTCAAAATATTTCTACTCAGATGCAAGATATCCATAAATCTGTAGCGAATTCGGTTCAAATTGTGAATCGCTTAGGTCTCCGTTCTCAAGAAATTCACCAAATTACAGAGATGCTTACTTCCGTAGCAGAACAAACGAACTTACTCGCTTTGAATGCAGCAATAGAGGCGGCAAGAGTGGGGGAAAAAGGAAAAGGCTTTGCGATTGTAGCAAATGAAATTCGGATGTTAGCGGAACGCTCAGCCGCTTCTGCTAGTGAGATTACAGATGTTATCGATGAGATTATCAATGATACAACGCAAGCTGTCTCATCAATGTCAACCGGTGAAAAAGTCGTGGAAAAAGGACTGTCCATCGTTCAAGAAATGAGACAAAT harbors:
- a CDS encoding methyl-accepting chemotaxis protein — encoded protein: MKSMKQYLLVVMLGLTIIPIIILNITNQFFLSHDLTQSVQQSNKTFTATLSKNVEGFLGQAFQLTQLLANSDDIKAFAPQKQEEILRSTAANNDYIDLLYVQGMDGMQTARSSGEIGFRRDRWWFQQMLAEPAPFVSSSYYSLTGNVPVASIFHSIENDNDEMIGVIGTDIKLTSIQEIVEDFAANTEDVYVYIIDSEGKVVAHPEQTYVAEQYNYRTLTKTVLVNDEDGNARLDEKGNHITEEKAIEVPEELQQITENALMGEHGVTEYINELGNAVISGYHPIHLPGQSESWAVISVQDKSSAMAMIDDMLYKNVAVAIASTLVVIIIVIMTSKRLINPIIEVTERVRELKEGDGDLTKRVDTKAYFEIQRLIKYINGFIEHVHQIVQTTKGSIKQVSQTAQHVSEQTNQIAHESDTIGASLEEGSSNAEEQFVQTEEGANSVRRVTEGIRRLSSLSESVKEASLETQEASIEAQTSFQNISTQMQDIHKSVANSVQIVNRLGLRSQEIHQITEMLTSVAEQTNLLALNAAIEAARVGEKGKGFAIVANEIRMLAERSAASASEITDVIDEIINDTTQAVSSMSTGEKVVEKGLSIVQEMRQIFEDIGDKSEQSGLLTNDMNEEITNVLMDSQLAQEAIENIVQLSKETTNMIKTMSASSQETVASTEEIAALSEVLTNLTMELNNTINHFKTNS
- a CDS encoding helix-turn-helix transcriptional regulator yields the protein MHKRIKYLREEVLGIRQKEMATQLGLKQGSLSDIERKKTKKVTERVINDICREFSVNEKWLRNGEGEIFVQAETFSLDEFAKKSALTDLEIDLIKSYMSLDKSTRQQLIAHFKTIFNKHSEMAATTHIETEIENYRLELEAEKRDQILSASGKQERELG